The Drosophila simulans strain w501 chromosome 3R, Prin_Dsim_3.1, whole genome shotgun sequence genome contains the following window.
ACTGATTTGACTGATTGATTTAACGTTCTGATTCTGGGTGTAATATGGATGTTGAGTTAGAAGTTAGGATGTGATCGGATGTGCCTTAGgcggcctcctcctcctcctcttcaccCTTGCCGGTGAGCATCTCGATCAGGGCGGCGGTATCGATCTGGTTCTTGTCGTCGATCACCATCTGATCGTAGGCATCATCAACCTCCTTCATGGTGAACTTGTCACCGAAGTTCATGAGCATTTCGCGGAATTTGTCACCGTCGATGAGACCATCGTTATCGAATGTTTTGAAGGCAGCAATAACAACTTCGTCTTCATCGTTGGCACCGGAGGTGGCCATGCGGTTGGCGAACAGGGTCAGCAACTGGGTGAAGTTGATCGGACCCGAGGCTTCGCCCAGCATGGCGTCCAACTCCTTGTCGTTGGCGATCTTGCCGACGGAGTCGAAGGCAGCGCGCAGATCGTTCTTGCCAATAATACCGTCCTTGTCGGCATCCATGAGTTGGAAGGCCTATCGATCCCGcacagagacagagagagataGAAAGAAAGAGTGTGTTGGTGACTTGGTCCTTGACAAGTGCGATAGATGGTTGGATGACAGGATGATGGGATGGGTCTCGAGTGATGCGATCGATATGTGATATATGAGTAACGACCAAAACTCACCTCCTTGAACTCGGCGATCTGCTTCTGGGAGAACACAGAGAAGACCGAGGAGCCAGCGCGCTTCGACTTCCTGGAGCCACGGGATCCGCCCGACGCTCTCTTCGAACCAGTGGCAGATGCGGCCGGGGCAGGAGTGGCAGCTGGTGCCGGGGTTGCTGCCTCGGATGCGGCCTCAGAAGCGGTTTCGGAAGTACCACCCTCTTCCTtggtcttcttcttcttaacCTTCTTCTTCTCATCGGCCTGAGGAGAGAAAAGGGGAATTTATTAGTAGGGATTCGAAGGCAGAAAGAGGGGATCTACTCTGTCATTAGTCGTTATAGTCCGTCTTTAGCTGTCACTTGAAAGATCCGGTTTCGGAAGttcaaattttcattttaggGATCTTAGTAAGTTCATTGAAAGATCTACCATTGGAATTATGTTGGTAAAAAGTTATCCCTTAATGGGGTTTTCCATTTAAGGGATGCTTTTCGAAAGGCCTCCCCGACTAGGCCAGAAAATATGTATCTGCAGGCGAAAGTTTTCCACTCGTTCTATAAATAAACCGGACGCATATTACGTAAGCTCTCCGCCGTGCGCCACTCGCTGTCTCGCTCGCTCCCCGGCACGGATATCGGATTACGTTACTGACGCGTAACACTCGGATCGGATCGATCCATTTATAGAACTTTCTGCACTATTCTCACTGCGTATGTGAAAAAGGTGAATCGGGATCACCATGATTTAGAGTTATGGTTCACACTTCATATTCATATCCTCGTGGTCATTCTCGAATGCAATTGATTCACTGCAATAATCGGCATTATCCTTGCTGCATATATCCAGGCACTGGGGTCCAGTTCGATTCGGTTCcgttcagttcggttcagttGGATTGTAGTGATATTCCGGGACGAGTCCTTACCATGGTGCTGAACTTTGATGTGTTGTCTAATCGAGTCGAGCCGTCAGAGCACACTGAATCTCTGGCTGATTTTATCGCCAAGACAATGATGTTTTAAGAGCTCGGAGgagctcttcttcttccaagCATTGGGGCCGCTCGTGGCGGTTCGGCCACCTTCGGGGATCTTCGGGCGCCATTcgctgtatccgtatctgcaATATTCGTGCTGCCTTTTTTAGTATCTGCAAGGCGCGGTCCGCCCAGGAGATCGGCGGGGGCGGGCAGCTACATCTATATAGATATAGCCATGGCTATAGCCTATGGTGTAGCTGTATCCGAGGTGTTTACTCATCCATCGGGCGCTGCTCTAATCaaaaatctaattttaaaGGCAGAGGaattgctttggctttggcttttgggcGGCAGAAGCCTATACATATGTTCGGAATTTATTTCGGGGCGATTCGGATTGGTTCGTATCGCGGCTCTCTGTTGTGGATACATTTCCCCATCCTCGgattctgttttgttttcttttattccGCTCTGCTCCACTACTCGGCCCGTCTCTCAGCCAGAGGCCACCTCCGAAAGGTGTCCTCTTGCGCTGAAATCACCTACATTTTCCCTGGCGGCGGAcagcatacatatatccaaCATGCCAACATAtagcatatgtatgtattctaTTCACGCCTATATACTCGATGTTTTGCTCGCCTACgtttctttttctgttttcgaaATGCCCCGTACATTGTGCAATATGAAGAGCGCCGAGAATTCCAAATCTATAGATCTGTATATACACGGCGATCGGGCGGATTTCGTGTCGCATAAATATCCAACGAACCCGATATTGGACCAGAGTTATTTCGGCAACAAATGTGGAATAAACATCTGACTTTATCTATATGCTAGTCATCCATGGACATTGCATAAGAATGGGAAGGCTGTAGGATTTCCATTTCAGATAAACTTTGGGTACCACGTCATGATACATTAACCTTGttactaaaaatattataccTTACagtatttaaactatttaagcCATTTCGCTGATGCCAATTTTAAGTAACAAAACAGTAAAATTGTGACAActtcaataaacaaattgaattgccaaggacaaataaataattttattttttttagttttcaaaataaacagGAAACTTAAATTTAGTTTCAAGTGTTacgaaataataatcatatggCTTACatctatttttaaagaaataatcaTTCTTTAAATTATTCGACTCATTAGATTAGCAGCAGCTTTTTGGTTTCTGAAGgaaataatttaatgattaaaataaaccaaaacatttttcaaaacaatatttatatgatgTCATCTTTGCCACCTGAATTCATTACCCTCGCTGactaatattataattaatgaaGGCTCTTTGCAAATGTATGAAACGGAAAATATCTCAATTAACGATGGGATCCGTGCGAGAAAGCCTTCATAATTCATCGATCAGACATAATGAAAATCGATTTAGGCTGCAGTCTTCTTCGTGCTCCATTGAAAGTGATTTTCGGCGAAAACTCTCTTGGCGCAGCCATTTTGGCACGTAACCAGGCGACTTTTTGGCCAGGGGCCAACCAAAACAAGAAGATGTAGAGGAAAACTGCCCACAATCTAATACGCAAAGTAGCATTGAATATACGCGAATGTATAAATAGaacaaagtgcaaaaaacGAGCAAGACGCAGTCGAAGGaatgttaaaattaatgaaaactgCGGCAAATGTATTCAATTTTCCAAGGTGCAGAATGTATCTGGGAACATTAATGGGTTTGACACTCTGGAAGCATTGTTTATGGAGGGTTAACAATCAAATAAGGCAAATAACAGCCTACACAtaacatttgtttatttcaagGGTTTCTAAATTTAAACGCAAAATCATCTTTGATTTGCTGATTTACTAGGTTAGTCTGTGTGAATATACCCAGTTCCACCTGATACATGGGCGAACTTGGAGGCTGCTCAGTCGGGAGGTCGGACGTCATTGGGAATCGGCTGTATTCAGTGCCCGCAACGCATTCCTATCACATCTCTGCTCCGCTCCCCTCCTAACGCCTTGGCCGCCCGATGGCCGAAAATAGAAGAGCCAACGCGCACCACTGTGCTGCCCATTTCGATCTGAGGGAATAGTTTGGATCTTAGAGACGGAACTTGCTCAGTCGGTTTTCAGCTTACCGCCTTGTCGAAGTCGTGGGACATTCCCATGGAGACGAGCACTGAGTCCGGGGCCAAGGAGTACGCCTCACATATGGATCGGTGCACCTGCATTAGGGACACGAAATCCGGATTGGGTCCACTGGCGTAGTCAAACCCAAATGCACCAATGGTCATTATGCCCATCAGGTTGAGGTGTTTAAGGTTGCTTTTGATGTACTGGTAGAGTGCAGGGGCATCTTTCGCCTCTATTCCGCTCTTAACTAGAGGTCGAACGATTTACGGAGGTAAGCATACAGGTCGCTGGTTTGGGGGCGTGAGACTTACCGTCTTCACCACTGGTGTTAATCTGGATGAGCACCTGCAATGGCTCCTCAGGGGTAGGCTGTCGCTTAGACCAGGCTGCGTCCAGTTTTGTGGCCAACTTCTCGCTGTCTACGGTCTGGATCATATGCAGATTTGGCACAGAAAGGATCTAAATAAACAATGAGATCAGTAAGATAAAGAGAGGTGATGATAAGAGATAAACGATGTTATCCGATCTTTGTTATCCAATTGACCTTGTTGATCTTGTTGCTTTGCATGTGGCCTATGAAGTGCCACCTGATGTCGGGGCACTTGGCCAGAATGTCCGGGTGGCGGCtcttctcctccagctcctgcacATAGTTCTCACCGAAGTCCCTTTGTCCGTCCTCGTAGGCCTCGATTACGGCCTCCGctggctttgttttgctcACAGCAACGAGCAGGGGCCTGGCAGCTTGAACTTCCTGTGCGAGAGATAAAGGTTTTCATTTAAGAGGTCATAAATAAATGGGTCTTAAGTCAACTTACTTTGGGCCGCTGGAGGAGCACCTCGTCAATGCGCTTCAACACGTGCTGCAAGCCGGCTTTAACGTCGAACTCCGCCATTGTGCGTCTTAGCATTTAACTAAGAAATGCGAGATGAATATGCTTTATATATAAGTAAAGATAAATAGTAGTTATTGTTCTTACAGTTGGTTAACTCAATGATAAGAAATCGCccttgcaaaaataaaaacaaaactttggAGGATCAGCTGTTTGGCAGTGTGACCTGAGATTACTGAATATACCAATAAAATACTTAAAGTTTTGAAAATACAGATAAAGGCGGGAagtttcaaaagtttttttacGCTTTACACTAAAAAGGTTATTGTTCttaagcatataaataaaatattgagtTTTAGCTAACTAGAAATCAAAATCCAATTGCCTTTGCTTTGGCAGTAAGTCTCGCCGCACTTTAGCTTTCGAAAACCCTGTGCCGGGGAGAAATGCCTTCACTGGGACGCACACAGACTCCTCGACTTCAGCCATGGCGGACGCTATCAGGTGCGCCTGCGAGTCACTGAACTCCGTGCTGGGATACCTGGTAACGATGAGGATCTCCGAGATCCGGCACTGCTTCGAGCTCCTCGGAGTGGCGCACGTGGAGGTGCTCGCAGGTGTGATCATTTTCATCCTGATGCAGTTCACCAAGTTCACGGCCGTCCTGATGCTGGCCATTCTCCTGGCGTACGGCATATTCTACCTGGTAAGAAAAGGTTTTACTACTGCTACTGAGCCCTCCTAACGAAACAATACGCAGTGGGACACCTTCTTCCCAGAAATCAGTCAGCTCGGTCGCAGGGGAATGAAGATGTTCCGAAACGTGCGCACCTCCGCCAACTTGCCTCCATTTGCTTCAGACACTGAGGAGACGCCTGGTAATCAAACTATGTACATCTTACGAAATAGCCTCATATATAACGTTTGTTTCTCCAGGAGAGTACCAAATCAGTCCGAGAAGCCAGCAATACACCAGTGGCATGATGACTCCGCCGAACACCATCAACATGCCAATGCTACTGCCGATGGTACAAACGAAGAATCTCAGGACGACAAGCCTGCAAACGGATCGTAGAAGacaggaggaggagaacaGGAGGGGTTCCCGTGGACACTCGGCATATCAGGAATCGCAGGACACGGATAGGAAGCACCGAAGAGAGAGACCCAACTGGCGATCTGTTCACTCTGATATGGAAAGGGAGCAACCGTCTACATCCAAGAAGGCTCATCATGGATCCAGTGGCGGAGGTGAGTCCAGGCGGATGTCAAATGTAATGGGAACCCCGACCGTTACCAGCGGAATGGTGGACACCAGGAGACTTCCAAACGTGGCCAAAGACCAAATCAAGCGACTGCCAAACATCACGAGCGGAGAGTCGCGGAGGACAGCCAAGGAAGCAGGTGGCACCAACAATTTCAAGAAGTTGCACCACATAACCAGTGGAGAGCTCACGGAGTCCAAAAGGATTCCTAGAATAACCAGTAATACCACTGAATCCAGATGGCTGCCCAGAGGCGAAATGAAAGAATCGCGGAGGATCCAACAGATAACCAGCAACACCAATGAGTCCCGAAGATTACCCACTGTAACCAGTGGTGAGGTGAAGGAATCCAGAAGGAGTTCGCATCCCCACGGAGGTGGAGAGTATCGGCGCACTTCGAATAATCAGAGAGATGGTGGCGGAGGTGGTTGGGAGTCCAGATCCCGCCGGTCTGCGGAGAAATCCAATCCCACCCAAGGTCGCCGGCATGAGGAGCAAACGAAGCAGCGCAGGAGCAGCAATGGACACCCCGGAGTGACCAAGCGGCAATTTCCGGATGATCATTTCGAGCGGTTGAAGCTGGAGAATCGGGAGTTCCAGGCCCGGCGCCTTCAAGCGAGTGGAGCTGCATTCCGGCAAAGTCTAAGTAATCCCACCTCCGAGGGCGCTCTGCTCACCAAACAGGAGAACTTTATTGAAAACCATCGGCAGTACGACAGGCGGGATGCCCCGAGAAACACCAAGCCAAGTGAGTAAACAGGGAGTTGTTTATCAATTActcaaatatataaacaaataaccTTTTGTTAACATAGGTAATCCAAACAAAGATGCCAGTTATCGGCACCGAGCCCATCATCGCATGCTTAATCCGATACTTTAAAATGGATAGGCACAGCGTGCGAAGGAAGCCCTCATTTGCAAGCTGTGAAGACAGGTAAAATCCTGTCCTTCCATAGAGTCCTCCATCTAAATAATCCTCCTTAGCCCCTCAACAACCAGCGTAGATTCAAGAAAGACCATTCAATTTGAGGAATATCCAAACACGGTGGAGATTGATGACGTTACTGAGGAAAGACCAAGCCGGAAGCCCGCAAGGCAACAGATCGAAAGCGCTTCGAAGGTTCCCATAGGTAGGAATACACCTGTTGAAAATGCACAATTTGAAAGCGGGGAATCCAGCCGTGAGCATGTGAATAATCCGGAGGAGTATCCCTATGTTGTGGAGATACCCGACcaggaagaaaaaaaaccgCAGAAGGGGAGCCAATCTGCCAAATCCAAAATCAAATAAGGCGAAGAAATGGAACAAAGAACTTCGCTAATTTTCTATGTTAtcgaaattattaatttttgtaacatatttaaattcaaaataaaaacgtaaCGTTTTATGGGCAGCACTTGACATCACATCGTATACAGCCTACAATCAGCTGTTTCGGTATTTTTCTACCAATTTGAAGCAAGTTGGCAGCACCTTCccaatgtttttgttttgcatcgGAAATTGAAGTAATTTGCATTCCATAACTTTGCCAGAAATAACGCACTTTCAAGGCTAATGCCATTCCAACTAGCCTTAGCAAGATGACCATCTTTAACCTGTACATATTCGACAAGTTCGGAACACTGCTCCACTACGCAGAATGGAATCGCACCAAGAAGTCGGGCATCACCCGCGAGGAAGTAAGATCTTAAttcagaaaatttaaatttttcctaAACATGAGTGTTTTTAGGAAGCCAAACTCACCTACGGAATGCTCTTCTCCATAAAGTCCTTCGTCAGTAAGATATCGCCCCACGATCCCAAGGAGGGCTTCCTTTATTACAAGACCAATCGCTACGCCCTGCATTATCTGGAAACTCCCTCTGGATTAAAGTGAGTTAATGATAATATTCAGAAAACACAATTTAAGGAAAAACAAGCTCATCATCAAGCAAAATGAACATAAGATACTAAAGCCGTATAATCCAAGCCCACTCTTCGCTGAATACTTATAGCTCTTGAACTCTGCATTCCCAGGTTCGTTCTCAATACGGACACGACGGCCATCAATGTGAAGGAGCTGCTACAGCAGCTGTACGCCAAGGTGTGGGTGGAGTTCGTGGTGCGGGATCCACTGTGGACACCCGGCACGGTGGTCACCTCGGAGCTGTTCCAGTCCAAGCTCGATGAGTTCGTCAGGCAGTCACCCATCTTCGGCATTCGCAATatctaaacaaataaatagctTAAGCTCAAACTACTATTACCTAGCTATGCAAATCCCGCCTCCGAAACTCTAAGGTCTATGTCATTAGCTCCGAATGGCAAATTGCGCTGGCAAGTGCTCCGAAATGCAGCGCGCGAGATCCGGGCTCCGGAAATGGCATGCACTTAAAATGTCTGCGGGGCCAGCGAGAAAAACAGGCCCCATGGTTGCGCAAGTCGTCCACTGTCTACTGTCCAATGGCCACTGCTAACAAAGGGGGACAAATGTCAAAGCGGTTGCCGCAACTCGAAGGTTTTAGTCAACTCCACAAGCTGAGAAAAttactgactgactgcctgtCTGCTGCAGGCGAGCAGGGACTACACGGATAAAAATGATATGATTAATACTAATAGAACTAGGAATCCACTGCCAATGAATTCctattgaaaatcaaatcgCATAGCCAGGGAAATAGTATTAAccacacatatgtataaagCTGTTAAAACTTTAGTGATTCTAATTTTATGACTTATTTTGCATACTGAACCTAATATTTGTGCAAGACGAAAGCGACTGGAAATCATATAACAACTATATTTTTACCCGTGTACCTGCAATTTTTGACAGACAGCTAAGCTCGTCAAGGGTTTTCGCAACTATTCGCAGTTGCcgcggaaaatgaaaatgatttgcAGAATGCATCCATAATCGGGGGAGTCGCTTTGGCTCTGGTCGGCGGATCTCCATGAACGGCAGCATGAGCGGGCAGATATACAAATGTGGCTGTGGCGATACTCTTTCCTATGTGGCCGATGTCTCACttattcaaaacattttgtgcAAGTCACAAGACGTTTGAActaaatatgttttgtatgTTTTAGCGCTCGTTTCTTGTTGCTCGCATTGTCTTTGACGAATTTTAAAACAGGTTTCAACATTGCAAAAGCCGCTGGCGGGACAATAAAAATGGAACCACAAAGCGGTTTCTTTTCTCCGCTATCgaagaaatcaatttcaaagCCAAACGCCCTGGCCGAAAAgcgcaaataaatcaaatgctcGACCAAAACATCAAGAGCTAATGATGGACCATCGACAAAATTCGACCCGAGGAAAACCGACAGCACACACAGGTTACCAAATCCATGAGATAAAGGCGCCCTTTCAAAATCGGCAATTGCGTAGACTCTCAGATTGAAGCCCAAGCTCATATCATAGATACGTATCTTGTGGATACCAGTTCCGAAAGAGAGGCTGGCTGCATACCGCCGATCGCATGGGTGTTTACCTATATCGTGGGCACAGGTCTTCGATGTCATCGCATCGGCTTCCAATTAGCCGTGGATCATGGAGATGCGATTTACGGGGTCTTGGGGGAAGTTGGAGTGCC
Protein-coding sequences here:
- the LOC6730188 gene encoding myosin regulatory light chain 2, which produces MADEKKKVKKKKTKEEGGTSETASEAASEAATPAPAATPAPAASATGSKRASGGSRGSRKSKRAGSSVFSVFSQKQIAEFKEAFQLMDADKDGIIGKNDLRAAFDSVGKIANDKELDAMLGEASGPINFTQLLTLFANRMATSGANDEDEVVIAAFKTFDNDGLIDGDKFREMLMNFGDKFTMKEVDDAYDQMVIDDKNQIDTAALIEMLTGKGEEEEEEAA
- the LOC6730189 gene encoding pyridoxal phosphate homeostasis protein; this translates as MLRRTMAEFDVKAGLQHVLKRIDEVLLQRPKEVQAARPLLVAVSKTKPAEAVIEAYEDGQRDFGENYVQELEEKSRHPDILAKCPDIRWHFIGHMQSNKINKILSVPNLHMIQTVDSEKLATKLDAAWSKRQPTPEEPLQVLIQINTSGEDVKSGIEAKDAPALYQYIKSNLKHLNLMGIMTIGAFGFDYASGPNPDFVSLMQVHRSICEAYSLAPDSVLVSMGMSHDFDKAIEMGSTVVRVGSSIFGHRAAKALGGERSRDVIGMRCGH
- the LOC6730190 gene encoding uncharacterized protein LOC6730190 — protein: MADAIRCACESLNSVLGYLVTMRISEIRHCFELLGVAHVEVLAGVIIFILMQFTKFTAVLMLAILLAYGIFYLWDTFFPEISQLGRRGMKMFRNVRTSANLPPFASDTEETPGEYQISPRSQQYTSGMMTPPNTINMPMLLPMVQTKNLRTTSLQTDRRRQEEENRRGSRGHSAYQESQDTDRKHRRERPNWRSVHSDMEREQPSTSKKAHHGSSGGGESRRMSNVMGTPTVTSGMVDTRRLPNVAKDQIKRLPNITSGESRRTAKEAGGTNNFKKLHHITSGELTESKRIPRITSNTTESRWLPRGEMKESRRIQQITSNTNESRRLPTVTSGEVKESRRSSHPHGGGEYRRTSNNQRDGGGGGWESRSRRSAEKSNPTQGRRHEEQTKQRRSSNGHPGVTKRQFPDDHFERLKLENREFQARRLQASGAAFRQSLSNPTSEGALLTKQENFIENHRQYDRRDAPRNTKPSNPNKDASYRHRAHHRMLNPIL
- the LOC27208805 gene encoding trafficking protein particle complex subunit 1, producing the protein MTIFNLYIFDKFGTLLHYAEWNRTKKSGITREEEAKLTYGMLFSIKSFVSKISPHDPKEGFLYYKTNRYALHYLETPSGLKFVLNTDTTAINVKELLQQLYAKVWVEFVVRDPLWTPGTVVTSELFQSKLDEFVRQSPIFGIRNI